Proteins from one Triticum aestivum cultivar Chinese Spring chromosome 7A, IWGSC CS RefSeq v2.1, whole genome shotgun sequence genomic window:
- the LOC123152249 gene encoding cysteine-rich PDZ-binding protein, with protein sequence MVCTKCEKKLGKVIVPDKWKEGASNTYEGGGRKINENKLLSKKSRWTPYGNTKCIICKQQVHQDGKYCHTCAYSKGVCAMCGKQVLDTKLYKQSNV encoded by the exons atggtgtgCACCAAGT GCGAGAAGAAGCTGGGGAAGGTGATCGTCCCGGACAAGTGGAAGGAGGGCGCCAGCAACACCTACGAGGGCGGCGGCCGCAAGATCAACGAGAACAAGCTCCTCTCCAAGAAGAGCAG GTGGACTCCTTACGGAAATACCAAATGCATAATCTGCAAGCAACAGGTGCACCAGGACGGTAAATACTGCCACACCTGTGCCTATTCAAAAG GGGTGTGTGCGATGTGTGGCAAGCAAGTGCTGGACACGAAGCTGTACAAGCAAAGCAATGTGTGA